The genome window GCTGCTACCAATCTACGACTCCTCCGGAGTCGGGATTGTTTTTTGTGGATGGATGATTGCTACCAATGTGCGACTCCTCCGGAGTCGGGGTATTTTTTTGCGTGTGGATGTTTGCTGCCAATGTGCGACTCCTCTGGAGTCGGGATGTTTTAGCTTGTGGATGTTTTCTATCAATATGCGACTCCGCTGGAGTAGGGGTGGGATATTTAGGGTGTGCGGATTCCGCCTATTTGCGATCTCTGCGGAGCCGGGGGTGTGGTGGTTGTGATTGTTTTCAATTTTCAATCCCTCCGGGCTTTTGTGAGGGAGGTATCAGGCTGAATGGAAAAACCCATGAAAAATACAAGATTTTTTTTATTGATTTCGCAAGATGTGAAAAAGTTTTGCCGGCTTGTCTGTAATAAAATTTCATTATTTTTCGGCACCAAATAATACGAGTACTTAAAAGGAGAACTGACCAACATGGCACTTACGGGGCATAATCAGGATAGTCTTGAACATGAGCTGAAAGAGCTGAAGGATACTGAATTTTTTAATCCGGAAACCGGCTATATTCCGGCTGAGGATATACGTCTGGCTAAGTCCAAAGGCGGCGAGGATGATTTTGACGATGATGATCTTGATGACGAGGACTTTGACGATGATGAGTTTGAGGAGGACTTTGATGAAGACGAAGACTTTGATGATGATGAATTAGATGAAGAAGAGGATGATGACCTCGAGGATCTTGATGAGGAGTTTGACGATATGGAAGATCTTGATGAAGATGATGCCTTCTACGAGGAAGATTTCGACTTCAATGAAGAGGATGACACAGAAGAAGACTCAGACAGCAAGGAGCCGTAAGAGATCAGCGGAAAATCTGTTTACAGACTATCCGCCCAGATAAGCGTCCTTTATCAGATAATTTTTAACATAGTCGGTTACACCGTCTTCCAGTGAAGTAAACGGACCGGAGTAACCGGCTTTTTTTATTTTTGTGAGGTCTGCCTCGGTAAAATACTGGTACTTGGCAGCCAGATAGTCGGGCATATCAATATATTCGATATTGACCGGCTTTCCAACCGCGTGAAACAGGGCTGTTACCAGGTCTTTCCAGGTGCGCGCCTTTCCTGAACCGACATTATAAAGCCCGTTTACATGAGGATGATTCAGGAAGAAAAGGGTCATCTCAACCGCATCCTTTATATATACAAAATCCCTCATCTGCTCGCCGTCATGATACTGCGGATTGCGTGACTTAAAGAGCCGCACAAATCCGTGGTCGCGCACCTGTTCGTAAGCTTTGTGCACCACGCTTCTCATATCGGCTTTGTGATATTCATTGGGGCCGTAGACATTAAAGAACTTGATGCCGGCAATTTTATCGAACATACCTTTATGCAGGGCGCGTATATCAAACAGGTTTTTTGAATAGCCGTACATATTAAGCGGGCGAAGTTTTGTACAGAGCTGATCATCATCCTTAAAGCCGAGAGCGCCGTCACCATACGTTGCTGCAGATGATGCATAGATGAAGCGGATGTTATTCTTGATACTGTAAACAGCCAGTTTCTTGGTGTACTCATAATTATTGTACATCAGATGGTCAGCATCTTTCTCGGTGGTGGAGGAGTTAGCCCCCATGTGGATGATGGCATCAATCTTATAGCTGAAGCTGTCCTTTTCAACAGCATCAAGGAATGCAGCCTTGTTGCAGAAATCCATATAGTCCAGATTGACTAAGTTCTTCCACTTTTCATCAAGACCGAGTGCATCAACAATAATAATCTGGTTAATGCCAAGCTGATTAAGACGCCATACAATAGCACTTCCGATGAAACCCGCGCCGCCTGTTACAATAATCATAGTCGTATAAAATATGTAATGGATTAATAGAGATATTTTTAATGGCCTCTAATTTAAGTATATTTACAGTTTGTTTAAAGACTTCAATGAAAAAGCGCCCTTATTCTGGCGTTCTAAGTGAAATGGCAGGTACTAAACTATGATTAATACTCTCGAACAGCTAAAACAAATACTTAAAAACCGGATTATGGTTCTTGACGGGGCAATGGGTACCATGATTCAGAGGCATACATTAACTGAAGAGGATTTCCGCGGAGAGCGTTTTAAGGATCATCCCCATGATCTTAAAGGGAATAATGACCTCCTTGTTATAACCAGGCCCGATATTATAAAAAACATCCACCGGGAATATCTTGCCGCCGGTTCCGATATTATCGAAACAAATACTTTTAGCGGTACTGACCTTGCCCAGGCGGACTACCATCTTGAGCATCTGGTTTATGAAATTAATTATGAGGCAGCAAAGATAGCTAAGGAAGCCGCTGCCGAATACTCGGCAAAAACTCCGGATAAACCCCGCTTTGTTGCAGGAGCGTTGGGACCAACCAATAAAATGCTTTCCCTTTCCCCCGATGTTAACGATCCGAGTTTCCGACCCATCACATTTGATAAGCTGGTTGAGAGTTATAAAGAGCAGGCACGCGGTCTGATTGACGGCGGATCTGATATCATGCTCATTGAAACAA of Ignavibacteriales bacterium contains these proteins:
- the rfaD gene encoding ADP-glyceromanno-heptose 6-epimerase, whose amino-acid sequence is MIIVTGGAGFIGSAIVWRLNQLGINQIIIVDALGLDEKWKNLVNLDYMDFCNKAAFLDAVEKDSFSYKIDAIIHMGANSSTTEKDADHLMYNNYEYTKKLAVYSIKNNIRFIYASSAATYGDGALGFKDDDQLCTKLRPLNMYGYSKNLFDIRALHKGMFDKIAGIKFFNVYGPNEYHKADMRSVVHKAYEQVRDHGFVRLFKSRNPQYHDGEQMRDFVYIKDAVEMTLFFLNHPHVNGLYNVGSGKARTWKDLVTALFHAVGKPVNIEYIDMPDYLAAKYQYFTEADLTKIKKAGYSGPFTSLEDGVTDYVKNYLIKDAYLGG